The following are from one region of the Bradyrhizobium septentrionale genome:
- a CDS encoding Ulp1 family isopeptidase: MDFPSIKWVREQPDSTGPQESSPAAPSAEAATVERQLSEIANSSGGGGAMPAASALQPAQSAGVLIGRSKEPLYSEDARLISGLEKVLIKGNVAIPTAYSYVSSLRGFSRWLFANNKDPIAARLDDQSLTDDAREAIEKGHHRNLRPAIDHLRTFQSTGGVGPITGRAELNPHPQDVALIKEYKNEAATGTSKTYAASLRSFSGYLRENNKKGIAGRLSSNTLDEDVKRYRKDAGWDRNIGAALARLRKSQAGAKAMEFERHISPVPDPEDAALMEPWRVGGAAAQHSASQDAGSRPLVLPEGYDQDLLWELMDEPGPSSSLEPAARHDQSSDPGETIRPLNWGYDRQQFLDEPMAALARSNLLPSEEVLINDEHDTAELRPAKRPRTLDNLHGLASERQLSEIANSNGGGGAMPAASALQPAQSAGVLIGRSMEPLYSEDARLISGLEKVLIKGNAANPTHGYIYSLRGFSRWLFANNKDPIAARLDDQSLTDDAREAIEKGHHRNLRPAIDHLRTFQSTGGVGPITGRAELNPPPQDVALIKEYKNEAATGTSKTYAVSLRSFSGYLRENNKKGIAGRLSSNTLDEDVKRYRKDAGWDRNIGAALARLRKSQAGAKAMEFERHISPVPDPEDAALMEPWRVGGAAAQHSASQDAGSRPLVLPEGYDQDLLWELMDEPGPSSSLEPAARHDQSSDPGETIRPLNWGYDRQQFLDEPMAALARSNLLPSEEVLINDEHDTAELRPAKRPRTLDNLHGLASERQLSEIANSNGGGGAMPAASALQPAQSAGVLIGRSMEPLYSEDARLISGLEEALRNGNAANPTHGYIYSLRGFSRWLIANNKDPIAARLDDQSLTDDAREAIEKGHNRNLRPAIDHLRTFQSTGGVGPITGRAELNPHPQDVALIEEYKNEAATGTGRQYAVSLRSFSDYLRKSSKPGIAARLSGNTLDEDVKRYRKDAGGSRHIGAALADLRKSQAGAKAMEFERYISPVPDPEDAALMEPWRVGDAAAQHSASQDAGSRPLVLPEGYDQDLLWELMDEPGPSSSLEPAARHDQSSDPGETIRPLNWGYDRQQFLDEPMAALARSNLLPSEEVLINDEHDTAELRPAKRPRPLDNLHGLASERQLSEIANSGGRLLTSAPTHQLGASPWQAQPMMQASGHEDATAPHAVATYVGGAAAQHSAPQGAVSRPLVLPEGYDQDLRLMVEDGPPWSGVPPEQAQEIVQAGEQEPARSTSTWSPQMPLDFDWSMWRILEAASAHSARAPSDIEGGLEAAVHPNPPAPFELRDNAWSPAPDFPPPFAGPVPGHHQGVRQPGSPQGLSPAPAFSDDEALAWLREELARRQMQEPASPSTSRAPSDTYGGLESFVDLDAPTSSELRDDAHFAPAPAARARSDTYRGFPLVDLTAPTPSESRDDANSVRPFPSTSADAQIGALGPTASSHGRGLVLEDTEWLGDEHIDRDYRLQELDLRRNHPDLAARTRFVNPLIVLNYLRSNDDGVVLTEFQRIVYDNGNDTADFLFLPVINAVPEDPNSLGNHWSLLFVDRRDRGRPVAYHYDSYGGLNNKDAEHLAGRLDLHLEPAGMARQRNGYDCGVFVVDGTRALVRQLEQGREPDLLNLSNLVANRQALQNRLRG; the protein is encoded by the coding sequence ATGGATTTCCCCTCGATCAAGTGGGTGCGTGAACAGCCGGACAGCACGGGCCCGCAAGAGAGTTCACCCGCGGCGCCGTCCGCAGAAGCGGCGACCGTTGAGCGGCAACTGAGCGAGATCGCCAATTCAAGTGGAGGTGGTGGAGCAATGCCGGCCGCCTCGGCGCTGCAGCCGGCTCAGTCAGCTGGGGTTTTGATAGGGCGGAGCAAGGAGCCTCTTTATTCCGAGGACGCTCGCCTTATTTCGGGGCTTGAGAAGGTCCTCATCAAGGGCAATGTCGCCATTCCCACCGCCTACAGCTATGTAAGTTCTCTTCGCGGCTTCAGCCGCTGGCTCTTCGCAAATAACAAAGATCCGATTGCTGCTCGGCTCGACGACCAGTCGCTGACCGATGATGCGCGCGAGGCCATCGAAAAGGGTCATCACAGGAACCTCCGTCCGGCAATAGACCATCTCCGGACCTTCCAGTCGACGGGCGGAGTCGGGCCGATCACAGGCCGCGCTGAGCTAAATCCTCACCCCCAGGACGTGGCTCTCATCAAAGAGTACAAAAACGAAGCAGCGACAGGGACCAGCAAGACGTATGCAGCTTCTCTACGCAGTTTCAGTGGCTACCTGCGTGAAAACAACAAGAAGGGCATTGCTGGTCGGCTTTCCAGCAACACGTTGGATGAAGATGTTAAGCGCTATAGGAAGGACGCCGGGTGGGATCGGAATATCGGTGCCGCACTGGCTCGTCTCCGAAAATCGCAGGCCGGCGCTAAAGCGATGGAGTTCGAGCGCCATATTTCTCCCGTTCCTGATCCCGAAGACGCGGCACTGATGGAGCCGTGGCGCGTCGGCGGCGCCGCTGCGCAGCACAGCGCGTCGCAGGACGCGGGCAGTCGGCCATTGGTCCTCCCGGAAGGCTACGATCAGGATTTGCTTTGGGAGCTGATGGACGAACCCGGCCCGTCGTCATCTCTCGAGCCAGCCGCGCGCCATGACCAGTCATCGGATCCCGGAGAGACCATTCGTCCCTTGAACTGGGGCTACGACCGCCAGCAGTTCCTGGACGAGCCGATGGCTGCACTTGCCAGGAGCAACCTCCTGCCAAGCGAGGAGGTCCTCATCAACGATGAGCATGACACAGCTGAGTTGCGGCCAGCGAAGAGGCCGAGGACCCTAGACAATCTGCACGGCCTTGCCAGCGAGCGGCAGCTGAGCGAGATCGCCAATTCAAATGGAGGTGGTGGAGCAATGCCGGCCGCCTCGGCGCTGCAGCCGGCTCAGTCAGCTGGGGTTTTGATAGGGCGGAGCATGGAGCCTCTTTATTCCGAGGACGCTCGCCTTATTTCGGGGCTTGAGAAGGTCCTCATCAAGGGCAACGCCGCCAATCCCACCCACGGCTATATATATTCTCTTCGCGGCTTCAGCCGCTGGCTCTTCGCAAATAACAAAGATCCGATTGCTGCTCGGCTCGACGACCAGTCGCTGACCGATGATGCGCGCGAGGCCATCGAAAAGGGTCATCACAGGAACCTCCGTCCGGCAATAGACCATCTCCGGACCTTCCAGTCGACGGGCGGAGTCGGGCCGATCACAGGCCGCGCTGAGCTAAATCCTCCCCCTCAGGACGTGGCCCTGATCAAAGAGTACAAAAACGAAGCAGCGACAGGGACCAGCAAGACGTATGCAGTTTCTCTACGCAGTTTCAGTGGCTACCTGCGTGAAAACAACAAGAAGGGCATTGCTGGTCGGCTTTCCAGCAACACGTTGGATGAAGATGTTAAGCGCTATAGGAAGGACGCCGGGTGGGATCGGAATATCGGTGCCGCACTGGCTCGTCTCCGAAAATCGCAGGCCGGCGCTAAAGCGATGGAGTTCGAGCGCCATATTTCTCCCGTTCCTGATCCCGAAGACGCGGCACTGATGGAGCCGTGGCGCGTCGGCGGCGCCGCTGCGCAGCACAGCGCGTCGCAGGACGCGGGCAGTCGGCCATTGGTCCTCCCGGAAGGCTACGATCAGGATTTGCTTTGGGAGCTGATGGACGAACCCGGCCCGTCGTCATCTCTCGAGCCAGCCGCGCGCCATGACCAGTCATCGGATCCCGGAGAGACCATTCGTCCCTTGAACTGGGGCTACGACCGCCAGCAGTTCCTGGACGAGCCGATGGCTGCACTTGCCAGGAGCAACCTCCTGCCAAGCGAGGAGGTCCTCATCAACGATGAGCATGACACAGCTGAGTTGCGGCCAGCGAAGAGGCCGAGGACCCTAGACAATCTGCACGGCCTTGCCAGCGAGCGGCAGCTGAGCGAGATCGCCAATTCAAATGGAGGTGGTGGAGCAATGCCGGCCGCCTCGGCGCTGCAGCCGGCTCAGTCAGCTGGGGTTTTGATAGGGCGGAGCATGGAGCCTCTTTATTCCGAGGACGCTCGCCTTATTTCGGGGCTTGAGGAGGCCCTCCGCAATGGCAACGCCGCCAATCCCACCCACGGCTATATATATTCTCTTCGCGGCTTCAGCCGCTGGCTCATCGCAAATAACAAAGATCCGATTGCTGCTCGGCTCGACGACCAGTCGCTGACCGATGATGCGCGCGAGGCCATCGAAAAGGGTCATAACAGGAACCTCCGTCCGGCAATAGACCATCTCCGGACCTTCCAGTCGACGGGCGGAGTCGGGCCGATCACAGGCCGCGCTGAGCTAAATCCTCACCCCCAGGACGTGGCTCTCATCGAAGAGTACAAAAACGAAGCAGCGACAGGGACCGGCAGGCAGTATGCAGTTTCTCTACGCAGTTTCAGTGACTACCTGCGTAAAAGCAGCAAGCCGGGCATTGCTGCTCGGCTTTCCGGCAACACGTTGGATGAAGATGTTAAGCGCTATAGGAAGGACGCCGGGGGTAGTCGGCATATCGGTGCCGCACTGGCTGATCTCCGAAAATCGCAGGCCGGCGCTAAAGCGATGGAGTTCGAGCGCTATATTTCCCCAGTTCCTGATCCCGAAGACGCGGCACTGATGGAGCCGTGGCGCGTCGGCGACGCCGCTGCGCAGCACAGCGCGTCGCAGGACGCGGGCAGTCGGCCATTGGTCCTCCCGGAAGGTTACGATCAGGATTTGCTTTGGGAGCTGATGGACGAACCCGGCCCGTCGTCATCTCTCGAGCCAGCCGCGCGCCATGACCAGTCATCGGATCCCGGAGAGACCATTCGTCCCTTGAACTGGGGCTACGACCGCCAGCAGTTCCTGGACGAGCCGATGGCTGCACTTGCCAGGAGCAACCTCCTGCCAAGCGAGGAGGTCCTCATCAACGATGAGCATGACACAGCTGAGTTGAGGCCAGCGAAGAGGCCGAGGCCCCTAGACAATCTGCACGGCCTTGCCAGCGAGCGGCAGCTGAGCGAGATCGCCAATTCAGGCGGTCGCCTGCTGACGTCGGCCCCCACCCATCAACTGGGTGCATCGCCATGGCAGGCGCAGCCGATGATGCAGGCGAGCGGGCACGAAGATGCCACGGCGCCGCATGCGGTCGCGACGTACGTCGGAGGCGCCGCTGCGCAGCACAGCGCGCCGCAGGGAGCTGTCAGTCGGCCATTGGTCCTCCCGGAAGGTTACGATCAGGACCTGCGTTTGATGGTGGAAGACGGCCCACCGTGGTCCGGGGTTCCCCCTGAGCAGGCGCAGGAGATAGTCCAAGCTGGAGAGCAGGAACCTGCCAGGTCCACCTCGACCTGGTCGCCGCAGATGCCGCTCGACTTTGATTGGAGTATGTGGCGGATCCTGGAAGCAGCGTCAGCGCACTCTGCCAGGGCTCCTTCAGACATCGAAGGCGGTCTTGAGGCAGCGGTTCATCCGAATCCGCCCGCACCGTTCGAGTTGCGTGACAATGCTTGGAGCCCGGCGCCTGACTTTCCGCCGCCGTTTGCCGGGCCAGTACCGGGTCATCACCAGGGCGTTCGACAGCCCGGCTCGCCGCAGGGGCTTTCTCCGGCGCCAGCCTTCTCGGATGATGAAGCTTTGGCGTGGTTGCGCGAGGAGCTGGCGCGGCGGCAGATGCAAGAGCCGGCCTCACCATCAACCAGCAGGGCTCCGTCAGACACCTACGGCGGTCTTGAGTCTTTTGTTGATCTGGATGCGCCCACGTCGTCCGAATTGCGCGACGATGCTCACTTTGCGCCGGCGCCCGCTGCCAGGGCTCGCTCAGACACCTACCGTGGTTTTCCATTGGTTGATCTGACTGCGCCCACGCCGTCCGAATCACGCGACGATGCTAATTCTGTACGGCCGTTTCCGAGCACCTCCGCTGATGCTCAGATCGGGGCTTTAGGTCCGACAGCCTCCTCCCACGGCCGCGGGCTGGTGCTCGAGGACACGGAATGGCTGGGCGACGAGCATATCGACAGGGATTACCGGCTCCAGGAGCTGGATTTGCGGAGGAACCATCCGGATCTCGCCGCCCGGACGCGGTTCGTGAATCCCCTCATCGTCCTAAATTATCTGCGCTCTAACGACGATGGCGTCGTGCTAACCGAATTCCAGCGCATCGTCTACGATAATGGTAACGATACAGCCGACTTCCTGTTCCTGCCCGTGATTAATGCCGTTCCTGAAGATCCTAATAGCCTCGGCAACCATTGGTCGCTGCTGTTCGTTGATCGCAGAGACCGGGGGCGGCCGGTCGCCTATCACTACGATTCCTACGGGGGACTCAACAACAAGGATGCAGAACATCTCGCAGGTCGGCTGGACCTCCACCTGGAGCCAGCCGGCATGGCCCGGCAGCGGAACGGCTATGATTGCGGCGTCTTCGTGGTGGACGGCACGCGGGCGCTGGTTAGGCAATTGGAGCAAGGACGGGAGCCAGACCTGCTGAACCTCAGCAACCTCGTTGCCAATCGGCAGGCACTGCAGAACCGACTCAGGGGCTGA